A single genomic interval of Sphingobium sp. EM0848 harbors:
- a CDS encoding fumarylacetoacetate hydrolase family protein, whose protein sequence is MGQLIVRYRQGNEIRWGRLTGAAPLSAADSVTLAPLIVDVQTTAAFLAAHSARTLEEEEVIEISGDQLLSPVTSDGSIYAQGLNYKEHAAEAQHAKRTSNLIFGKASSTLTGPYGEIVRPAEVELLDYEVEFGILLRRDLGEGDVVTEEMIGDAVAGVVLCNDVSARDTMFGTSFLQWFRGKSYRTFCPTGPVLWLLDPAEVAEALRHLDIQLWVNGELRQSASSDQLIFRPAETLSYIASSMDMKRGDLLLTGTPGGVTAPATLRMVEILKENLLADEARRDALRIEMTKGRPFLQPGDIVTATLADNRGLALVGIANRIVDAR, encoded by the coding sequence ATGGGCCAGTTGATCGTCCGTTACCGGCAGGGAAATGAAATTCGGTGGGGCAGGCTCACCGGTGCGGCGCCGCTCAGTGCTGCCGATAGTGTGACGCTTGCGCCGCTGATTGTAGACGTCCAGACGACCGCGGCATTTCTGGCGGCGCATTCGGCCAGGACGCTGGAGGAAGAAGAAGTAATCGAGATCAGCGGTGATCAGTTGCTCAGTCCGGTTACGTCTGATGGTTCGATTTATGCGCAAGGCCTCAATTATAAGGAGCACGCTGCCGAGGCGCAGCACGCCAAGCGGACCTCCAATCTGATCTTCGGCAAGGCAAGTTCGACGCTCACCGGCCCCTATGGTGAGATCGTCCGGCCGGCCGAAGTCGAATTGCTCGATTATGAAGTCGAGTTCGGCATCCTGTTGCGTCGCGACCTGGGCGAGGGCGATGTGGTGACGGAGGAGATGATCGGCGATGCGGTTGCCGGTGTGGTCCTTTGCAACGATGTGTCGGCGCGCGATACCATGTTTGGAACCAGTTTCCTGCAATGGTTCCGTGGCAAGAGTTATCGGACTTTCTGTCCGACTGGACCGGTCCTCTGGCTGCTCGATCCCGCTGAGGTTGCCGAGGCGCTGCGTCATCTCGACATCCAGCTCTGGGTGAACGGCGAACTGCGTCAGTCGGCATCGTCTGATCAACTGATCTTTCGTCCGGCAGAGACACTCAGCTATATTGCCTCAAGCATGGATATGAAGCGCGGTGACCTGTTGTTGACGGGAACGCCCGGAGGCGTCACGGCGCCGGCGACGCTCCGGATGGTCGAGATACTCAAGGAAAATCTGCTGGCGGACGAGGCCCGGCGCGACGCGCTGAGGATCGAGATGACCAAAGGACGCCCCTTTCTCCAGCCGGGCGATATCGTCACTGCAACGCTGGCGGACAATCGTGGGCTGGCGTTGGTCGGCATCGCCAATCGGATCGTCGATGCGCGCTAG
- a CDS encoding SDR family NAD(P)-dependent oxidoreductase has protein sequence MSAANLFSATSFAGHTAVITGGASGIGHAIARQLAEMGCAVAIFDRDEAAAAKACDKIAAYGSDVLPVMCDVTDCGSVDDAIARLLNWRPAVDHLVNSVGSVIGGDLSTIGLDMWRRSFAVNLDSVLIMSQALHARLAASPFGSIVNIASLAGKGAYPKGGGYGPSKAALISLSYQLAIEWASAGIRVNVVNPATTLTPLVHQLHSAESLAQRASTMPLGRLVDPEEVAAMACFLLSPAASAMTAQAIDVDCGMSQSLVTAIKSRV, from the coding sequence ATGTCCGCAGCCAATTTATTCTCGGCCACCAGCTTTGCCGGGCATACCGCTGTGATCACGGGCGGCGCCAGCGGCATCGGCCATGCCATCGCTCGGCAATTGGCAGAAATGGGCTGCGCGGTCGCCATCTTCGATCGCGACGAAGCGGCCGCAGCCAAAGCTTGCGATAAGATCGCAGCATATGGCAGTGACGTGCTGCCCGTCATGTGCGATGTGACGGACTGCGGGTCGGTGGACGATGCCATCGCGCGACTGCTCAACTGGCGTCCGGCAGTCGATCATCTCGTCAATAGCGTCGGCTCAGTCATCGGAGGGGATTTGTCCACGATCGGCCTCGACATGTGGCGACGCAGCTTCGCAGTCAATCTTGATAGCGTGCTGATCATGAGCCAGGCCCTCCATGCCAGGCTCGCCGCGAGCCCATTTGGCAGCATTGTCAATATTGCCTCTCTTGCCGGCAAAGGCGCTTATCCGAAAGGCGGCGGATATGGCCCCAGCAAAGCGGCGCTCATATCGCTTTCCTATCAGCTTGCCATCGAATGGGCATCGGCGGGCATTCGCGTCAACGTCGTCAACCCCGCCACCACCCTCACTCCATTGGTGCACCAGCTCCACTCTGCTGAATCGCTCGCACAGAGGGCCAGCACCATGCCACTGGGCAGATTGGTCGATCCGGAGGAAGTGGCGGCCATGGCCTGTTTCCTGCTCTCACCCGCGGCTTCCGCCATGACCGCGCAAGCCATTGATGTGGATTGCGGCATGAGCCAGTCGCTCGTCACCGCTATTAAATCGCGAGTGTAG
- a CDS encoding nuclear transport factor 2 family protein, whose product MNDYMSNKDAYDCCIQTVTLASVYMDANDADALVQLFTEDLEFVRPSTYPDVAIRGRSELHAVVTERDPCMVSRHVASNIAPRRVDDRHIVVKSYFTHFRGWRDVDSIQAIPIDDTLRSMGEYEDSFVLIEGKWLIARRVARFLFGGL is encoded by the coding sequence ATGAACGACTATATGAGCAACAAAGACGCGTATGACTGCTGTATCCAGACCGTCACACTGGCGTCAGTCTATATGGACGCCAATGACGCGGATGCCCTGGTTCAGCTCTTCACGGAAGATTTGGAATTCGTCCGGCCCTCTACCTATCCTGATGTCGCGATAAGAGGGCGCTCGGAGTTGCATGCTGTGGTGACGGAACGTGACCCTTGCATGGTGAGCCGTCATGTCGCCAGCAATATCGCACCTCGCCGGGTGGACGACCGGCATATCGTGGTGAAGTCTTATTTCACGCATTTCCGCGGATGGCGCGACGTGGACTCCATTCAGGCCATTCCCATCGATGATACACTTCGCTCCATGGGAGAATATGAGGATAGTTTCGTTCTTATCGAAGGGAAATGGCTGATTGCCCGCCGTGTGGCGCGCTTTCTGTTTGGCGGCCTGTAG
- a CDS encoding TetR/AcrR family transcriptional regulator gives MRKKRSITTWDAAGAREGMQSVAVAEARAGSVDAAETSRDAKGKSGRKRREQQRAIDTKRMILGAALTEFAHVGFEAASIRTIAEMTGLQHPLITYHYRTKEALWKAVAEDAFATIRRLWDERTQGQENMPPLERLQVEYSAFLRFSIVHPDFHHFMLRESRPGNPRLPWLVRTILRPMMQRVLPDIEAAQAAGQLPSGRPALVHYMMIGMVLVLSSLKDEIRESIGLAADDPRTVDSYLSIINATVFHPQDSNVN, from the coding sequence ATGCGGAAAAAGCGCTCGATCACAACATGGGACGCGGCTGGCGCGCGGGAAGGTATGCAGTCCGTCGCTGTTGCCGAAGCGCGCGCCGGGTCCGTTGATGCGGCTGAAACAAGCAGAGATGCCAAGGGCAAATCGGGCCGGAAACGTCGCGAACAGCAACGGGCGATTGATACCAAGCGCATGATCTTGGGCGCGGCATTGACGGAATTTGCGCATGTCGGTTTTGAAGCGGCCAGCATCCGTACCATTGCTGAAATGACTGGCCTTCAACACCCGCTCATCACCTATCACTACCGGACCAAGGAAGCTCTTTGGAAAGCCGTGGCGGAGGACGCGTTCGCGACAATCCGGCGCTTGTGGGATGAACGCACCCAGGGTCAGGAGAACATGCCGCCTCTTGAGCGGTTGCAAGTCGAATATTCGGCGTTTTTACGTTTCTCCATTGTCCATCCCGATTTTCATCATTTCATGTTGCGTGAAAGCCGACCGGGTAATCCGCGACTTCCCTGGCTGGTCAGAACCATCCTTCGGCCTATGATGCAGCGCGTCCTTCCGGACATCGAAGCCGCGCAGGCTGCAGGCCAACTGCCTTCCGGCAGGCCGGCGCTCGTACATTATATGATGATTGGTATGGTCCTGGTCCTATCCTCACTCAAGGACGAGATTCGGGAAAGCATCGGCCTGGCAGCCGACGATCCCCGGACCGTCGATTCCTATCTATCGATCATCAATGCCACTGTCTTTCATCCGCAGGATTCCAATGTAAATTAA
- a CDS encoding ISNCY family transposase: MPVVAMSDGELLRFDTLSRVERGELRVEDAALLLGLQRRQIFRLLERLRTDGASGLVSRKRGRPSNRRHSEAFRGRILSIVREHYHDFGPTLAREYLAERHAISIGCETLRQLMIEAGIWQDRAARRSRPYQPRHRRECRGELVQIDGSEHAWFETRGPKCTLLVYIDDATSELLHLKMVESESTFSYMEATREYIERHGKPVAFYSDKHSVFRNAKATAKGDGMTHFGRALDALNIEIICANSPQAKGRVERANGTLQDRLVKAMRLEGISTIADANAFLSSYRLTHNARFARPAAGSRDLHRPLAPRDDLHSVMVWREKRKVSKALTLHYNKILFILEPTAISKALVGKRVHICEYPDGQVEIRHEERSLPYRLFDKMPRINQPAIVDNKHLDAALMLAKQIQAMAPHHRQRNNNAPARRDQPMHLFPEPEAPAKVDRRRLGGPKLKRGPRLSEAELQARGTLEFVKAR; the protein is encoded by the coding sequence ATGCCGGTGGTTGCGATGAGCGATGGCGAGCTTTTGCGGTTTGATACATTGTCACGTGTGGAGCGCGGCGAACTTCGGGTTGAGGATGCGGCGCTTCTGCTGGGATTGCAGCGCCGGCAGATTTTCCGGTTGCTGGAACGGTTGCGGACCGATGGTGCTTCAGGCCTGGTGTCGCGCAAACGTGGCCGGCCGAGCAACCGGCGTCACAGCGAGGCCTTTCGCGGGCGGATTCTATCGATCGTGCGCGAACATTATCATGACTTCGGACCCACCCTGGCCCGAGAATATCTGGCGGAACGTCATGCTATCAGCATCGGCTGCGAGACATTGCGGCAGTTGATGATCGAGGCGGGCATTTGGCAGGATCGCGCTGCCCGTCGTTCTCGGCCCTATCAGCCACGCCATCGGCGGGAGTGCCGTGGCGAGCTGGTCCAGATCGACGGCTCGGAGCACGCCTGGTTCGAGACGCGTGGTCCGAAATGCACGCTGCTTGTCTATATCGACGACGCGACCAGCGAGCTGCTGCATCTCAAGATGGTCGAGAGTGAAAGCACCTTTTCCTACATGGAGGCGACACGCGAATATATCGAGCGGCACGGCAAGCCGGTGGCCTTTTATTCCGACAAGCATTCGGTGTTCCGCAACGCCAAGGCGACGGCGAAGGGTGATGGCATGACGCATTTCGGGCGCGCGCTCGATGCGCTGAACATCGAGATCATCTGCGCCAACTCGCCGCAGGCCAAGGGCCGGGTCGAACGGGCGAACGGCACCTTGCAGGATCGCCTGGTCAAGGCGATGCGCCTGGAAGGCATATCGACGATTGCGGACGCCAACGCCTTTCTGAGCAGCTATCGCCTAACGCACAATGCGCGTTTTGCGCGCCCGGCGGCAGGCAGTCGTGATCTGCACCGCCCTCTGGCGCCGCGGGATGATCTGCACTCCGTCATGGTCTGGCGCGAAAAGCGGAAGGTGTCAAAGGCACTGACGCTGCATTACAACAAGATTCTGTTCATTCTGGAGCCGACTGCGATCAGCAAGGCCCTGGTAGGTAAGCGTGTCCACATCTGCGAATATCCTGATGGCCAGGTCGAGATCCGTCATGAGGAGCGCTCCCTTCCCTATCGCCTGTTCGACAAGATGCCCCGGATCAATCAACCTGCCATTGTCGACAACAAGCATCTCGACGCGGCACTGATGCTGGCGAAGCAGATCCAGGCGATGGCGCCGCATCACCGGCAGCGGAACAATAATGCGCCTGCCCGCCGCGACCAGCCCATGCATCTGTTCCCCGAGCCGGAAGCGCCGGCAAAGGTCGATCGCCGTCGCCTGGGCGGTCCCAAGCTCAAGCGTGGCCCCCGGCTCAGCGAGGCCGAGTTGCAGGCGCGGGGCACGCTGGAGTTTGTGAAGGCCCGCTGA
- a CDS encoding SDR family NAD(P)-dependent oxidoreductase: MDVKNSGVIITGGASGLGSATARRMAGLGARVTLFDLNADAGQQLATEIGGRFASVDVTDDERVAQAVAEAEAAHGATRILVNCAGIAIAQKTIGKDGRPHALEQFRKVLEINLLGTFNLISKVAARLVTAEPVGEERGVFINTASVAAFEGQVGQAAYAASKGGVHAMTLPIARELAGAAIRVCTIAPGIFWTPMLAGLPEEAQASLGKQVPFPSRLGKPEEYADLVAAIIANPMLNGETIRLDGAIRMAPR, from the coding sequence ATGGATGTGAAGAATAGCGGCGTCATCATAACGGGCGGAGCATCGGGACTGGGCAGTGCCACAGCCCGGCGTATGGCTGGCCTGGGCGCTCGGGTGACCCTGTTCGACCTTAACGCGGATGCGGGACAGCAGCTGGCAACCGAGATCGGCGGGCGATTTGCGAGCGTCGATGTGACTGATGACGAGCGCGTAGCTCAGGCGGTTGCGGAAGCGGAGGCGGCGCATGGCGCGACTCGAATCCTTGTCAATTGCGCGGGTATTGCGATCGCGCAGAAGACGATCGGCAAGGATGGCCGACCGCACGCGCTGGAGCAGTTTCGCAAGGTGCTCGAAATCAATCTCCTGGGCACCTTCAACCTGATCTCGAAGGTCGCCGCACGCCTCGTGACGGCCGAACCTGTTGGCGAGGAGCGGGGCGTGTTCATCAATACCGCCTCGGTCGCCGCCTTCGAAGGGCAGGTCGGCCAAGCCGCCTATGCAGCCTCGAAGGGTGGTGTTCACGCCATGACATTGCCGATTGCCCGTGAGCTTGCGGGGGCGGCGATCCGCGTCTGCACGATTGCGCCTGGTATCTTCTGGACACCGATGTTGGCCGGATTGCCTGAAGAAGCGCAGGCTTCGCTCGGCAAGCAGGTGCCGTTTCCGAGCCGTCTCGGGAAACCCGAAGAATATGCCGATCTCGTCGCTGCGATCATTGCAAATCCGATGTTGAATGGGGAGACGATCCGGCTCGACGGTGCGATCCGCATGGCGCCCCGTTGA
- a CDS encoding SDR family NAD(P)-dependent oxidoreductase, whose amino-acid sequence MSGKIAIVTGAAGGLGGAIAQRFQAEGARVFATDITAPQGDFDPAMAFHHLDVGNEESWRSLMEIVCEETGGVDILVNNAGVRGPTMALTDVDLRDWDDVIRVNQTSVFLGMRAVIPQMIVRGGGSIVNLSSIFGIVSVEHMTGYHTTKAAVRMMTRNAAASFGAHGIRVNAILPGVIDTPATAGHSEQVRAERNVRTALGRRGRPEEVAAAALFLVPAV is encoded by the coding sequence TTGTCGGGCAAGATCGCCATCGTCACCGGCGCGGCGGGCGGACTTGGTGGTGCCATCGCACAGCGCTTCCAGGCGGAGGGAGCGAGAGTATTTGCCACGGACATAACAGCACCGCAAGGAGACTTCGATCCAGCAATGGCGTTCCATCATCTGGATGTCGGTAATGAGGAAAGCTGGAGATCCTTGATGGAAATTGTCTGCGAGGAAACCGGAGGCGTCGACATACTTGTCAACAATGCCGGTGTTCGTGGTCCCACTATGGCGCTTACCGATGTCGATCTTCGCGATTGGGACGATGTCATTCGCGTGAATCAGACTTCTGTTTTCCTGGGGATGCGCGCGGTCATTCCTCAGATGATTGTGCGTGGTGGCGGATCGATCGTCAATCTGTCATCTATCTTTGGGATCGTATCGGTTGAACATATGACCGGCTACCATACCACCAAGGCTGCCGTGCGCATGATGACGCGTAATGCTGCTGCAAGTTTTGGTGCGCATGGCATAAGGGTTAACGCAATCCTGCCAGGGGTGATCGACACGCCCGCGACAGCCGGACATTCCGAACAGGTTCGAGCGGAGCGCAATGTGCGGACGGCCCTGGGCCGACGCGGTCGGCCTGAAGAAGTCGCCGCCGCTGCCTTGTTCCTTGTTCCTGCTGTTTAG
- a CDS encoding FAD-dependent monooxygenase encodes MSKIVETDVLVVGAGPAGAATSVFLGKQGIRTLMISRHGGTAETPRAHITNQRAMEALRDAGLEQQCMQLGSPGAHIEHSFWLRSMAGEELARTWSWGNDPHRSGDYAAASPCRMSDLPQTRLEPILVTEAAHIGVDVRFGWELQSFDQDDDGVTAIIVERLSGQAVTVKARYMVGADGARSRIVEQLGLPLIGQHGLGNVFNVLCDVDLSAYVEHRHGSLYSVIQPGSSYWAPVAVFRMVKPWNQWLVGLIVPQAAGKPEPTEEDFEQRIRESIGNDSLPIKILSTSMWTINDIYAERYAQGRVFCMGDAVHRHPPTNGLGSNTCIQDAFNLAWKLALVVQGKAASSLLDSYEAERQPVGKQIVARANKSFLQNNRVWDLLGGGTRTVMGPKEHAAVFDTPEGRATLRAEVDRMKYEYHAHGVEMARAYESGAVLPDGSPEPVIDGDPELVYRPSTRPGAVVPHVWLTRRTPGTKISTLDVAGKGRFMLFTGPGGEAWREAARETSVATGVEIGVTSIGPFCDYEDPYGWWAQYAGTDENGAVLVRPDHIVAWRRADASGDLAAALSGAMQSILGLAG; translated from the coding sequence ATGTCGAAGATTGTTGAAACCGATGTGCTCGTGGTCGGCGCAGGTCCGGCAGGTGCCGCAACCTCCGTATTTCTTGGCAAGCAGGGAATCCGGACCCTGATGATTTCGCGCCATGGCGGAACGGCGGAAACGCCCCGTGCGCACATCACCAATCAGCGCGCGATGGAAGCCTTGCGCGATGCCGGTCTTGAGCAGCAATGTATGCAGCTCGGTTCGCCCGGCGCGCATATCGAACATAGTTTCTGGCTGCGCAGCATGGCGGGGGAAGAACTGGCCAGAACCTGGTCGTGGGGCAATGATCCTCACCGCAGCGGTGACTATGCCGCAGCAAGTCCATGCCGGATGAGCGATCTGCCGCAAACCCGGCTTGAGCCCATATTGGTGACGGAAGCGGCGCATATCGGTGTCGATGTCCGTTTCGGCTGGGAGTTGCAGTCGTTTGACCAAGATGATGATGGTGTGACCGCCATCATCGTGGAGCGACTGAGCGGGCAGGCCGTTACCGTGAAGGCGCGCTATATGGTCGGTGCCGACGGCGCGCGCAGCCGTATCGTCGAGCAGCTCGGCTTGCCCCTGATCGGTCAGCACGGTCTGGGTAATGTGTTCAATGTTCTGTGCGACGTTGACCTTTCGGCCTATGTCGAGCATCGCCATGGCTCGCTCTACAGCGTCATTCAGCCGGGCAGCTCCTATTGGGCGCCTGTCGCGGTCTTCCGCATGGTCAAGCCCTGGAACCAGTGGCTGGTTGGCCTCATCGTCCCCCAGGCGGCCGGCAAGCCCGAACCGACCGAGGAGGATTTCGAACAGCGCATTCGGGAATCGATCGGCAATGACAGCCTTCCGATCAAGATTCTCTCGACATCCATGTGGACGATCAACGACATTTATGCCGAACGCTATGCCCAGGGGCGGGTCTTCTGCATGGGTGATGCCGTCCATCGGCATCCACCGACGAACGGCCTTGGGTCGAATACCTGTATTCAGGACGCTTTCAACCTCGCCTGGAAGCTGGCTCTGGTCGTGCAGGGCAAGGCGGCTTCTTCGCTGCTCGACAGCTATGAGGCCGAGCGCCAGCCGGTGGGCAAGCAGATCGTGGCGCGCGCCAACAAGAGCTTCCTCCAGAACAACCGGGTCTGGGACCTGCTGGGCGGCGGCACGCGCACGGTCATGGGCCCCAAAGAGCATGCGGCTGTATTCGATACGCCTGAAGGTCGCGCGACGCTGCGCGCCGAAGTGGATCGGATGAAATATGAGTATCACGCTCATGGTGTGGAGATGGCGCGCGCCTATGAATCGGGCGCGGTTCTTCCCGATGGCAGCCCGGAGCCGGTGATCGATGGCGACCCCGAACTCGTCTATCGGCCCAGCACCAGACCGGGTGCCGTGGTGCCGCATGTCTGGCTGACCCGCCGGACACCGGGGACGAAAATCTCCACGCTCGACGTGGCGGGCAAAGGCCGCTTCATGCTGTTCACCGGTCCGGGAGGCGAAGCATGGCGGGAAGCCGCACGCGAAACCTCTGTCGCAACGGGTGTGGAGATTGGCGTGACGTCGATCGGTCCCTTCTGCGACTATGAAGACCCCTATGGATGGTGGGCGCAATATGCCGGCACCGACGAGAATGGCGCCGTCCTTGTGCGGCCCGATCATATCGTCGCCTGGCGCCGTGCCGACGCGAGCGGTGACCTTGCTGCGGCGCTTTCTGGGGCGATGCAGTCGATCCTCGGCCTTGCCGGTTGA
- a CDS encoding acyl-CoA dehydrogenase family protein produces the protein MARASESLAAQGWVVPRRTLVPALDGLLPDETLAVRTQARDFADRVLAPLAHQLNTTPERRDGFRRDVFDAIAGAGLYAVPFAPDIGGRGLASPTLATITVLEELAYYTPGVASAMYDAQILLAGKVLDMAGGRLRETYLPQIVRGEIVASFATSEPEASTDLSLASIQTLAEPVEGGWRVNGRKRWITNSPAADRILLLCRTGEGLSILLADMRAPGVSVGDPDLKMGNHAQLTADIEFRDVFVPADHVVGAVGGGLRAALGALALGRIGIGVVGVAMAQRALDIAAAYTSERTVYGKAIAANQYWQYRFAEHATEIEAARALCQRAAQLVDQTGDAGALAAMAKVKGSALAVDVARDAVQACGGYGFVRELAGANQHWPLEALYRDAKVGEIYEGANEVQKWIIARHIFGRNITG, from the coding sequence ATGGCGCGCGCATCAGAGAGCCTGGCGGCGCAGGGTTGGGTTGTTCCGCGTCGGACGCTTGTACCGGCACTGGACGGGCTTTTGCCGGATGAAACCCTGGCCGTTCGGACGCAGGCACGGGATTTTGCCGACCGCGTGCTGGCGCCGCTGGCCCATCAGCTCAACACGACGCCGGAACGGCGGGACGGTTTCCGCCGCGATGTGTTCGATGCGATCGCTGGCGCTGGCCTTTATGCCGTGCCCTTCGCGCCGGATATAGGCGGACGGGGCCTTGCTTCCCCGACGCTGGCGACCATCACCGTGCTGGAGGAGCTTGCCTATTATACGCCGGGCGTGGCCTCGGCCATGTATGACGCACAGATATTGCTGGCCGGCAAGGTGCTGGACATGGCAGGCGGGCGCTTGCGCGAAACCTATCTGCCGCAGATCGTGCGCGGAGAGATCGTCGCCAGCTTCGCCACAAGTGAGCCGGAGGCCAGCACCGACCTGTCGCTTGCCTCGATCCAGACGCTGGCCGAGCCGGTCGAGGGTGGCTGGCGCGTCAATGGCCGCAAGCGCTGGATCACCAATTCGCCGGCGGCGGATCGCATCCTGCTTTTGTGTCGGACGGGGGAGGGGCTTTCGATCCTGCTTGCCGACATGCGGGCTCCGGGGGTCAGCGTCGGTGATCCGGACCTCAAAATGGGCAATCACGCCCAGCTGACGGCGGATATCGAATTCCGTGATGTGTTCGTGCCCGCCGACCATGTCGTCGGTGCGGTCGGCGGGGGGCTGCGCGCGGCGCTCGGTGCGCTGGCGCTTGGCCGCATCGGGATCGGCGTGGTGGGCGTGGCGATGGCGCAGCGCGCGCTCGATATCGCGGCGGCCTATACCAGCGAACGGACGGTCTATGGCAAAGCGATCGCGGCCAATCAATATTGGCAATATCGCTTTGCCGAGCACGCCACCGAGATCGAGGCGGCCCGGGCACTGTGTCAGCGCGCCGCGCAACTGGTCGACCAGACCGGCGATGCCGGGGCGTTGGCGGCCATGGCCAAGGTCAAGGGTAGTGCTCTTGCCGTCGATGTGGCGCGCGACGCGGTCCAGGCGTGCGGCGGCTATGGTTTCGTGCGCGAACTGGCGGGGGCCAATCAGCATTGGCCGCTCGAAGCCCTCTACCGCGATGCCAAGGTCGGGGAAATCTACGAAGGCGCCAACGAGGTTCAGAAATGGATCATCGCCCGGCATATCTTCGGTCGAAATATCACGGGGTAA